One genomic window of Candidatus Auribacterota bacterium includes the following:
- the ybeY gene encoding rRNA maturation RNase YbeY, with protein sequence MSVLVRSQLKKTRIDSAEASRFARFIMGRLRCARGAELSVLFAGNRAVRRLNREYRGVDRTTDVLAFPLSSRRAEALRAGALGDVVISVDRARRCARRLRTTANAEILLYLTHGILHLCGFDDRTARGRVRMERRQEALIRQALKRRSWNVIS encoded by the coding sequence ATGAGCGTTCTGGTGAGGAGCCAGCTCAAAAAAACAAGGATTGATTCAGCGGAGGCCTCCCGCTTCGCGCGATTCATCATGGGGCGGTTGCGCTGCGCGAGGGGCGCGGAACTGAGCGTCCTCTTTGCGGGAAACCGCGCCGTGCGGCGGCTGAACCGGGAATACAGGGGCGTGGATCGAACGACCGACGTCCTGGCGTTTCCCCTGAGCAGTCGGCGGGCCGAGGCCCTGCGCGCCGGTGCGCTGGGCGACGTGGTTATCTCGGTTGACCGCGCGCGCCGGTGCGCCCGGCGGCTCCGGACCACGGCCAATGCCGAGATACTGCTGTACCTCACCCATGGCATTCTCCACCTGTGCGGTTTTGATGACCGCACCGCTCGGGGGCGGGTGAGAATGGAGCGGCGGCAGGAGGCGCTCATCCGTCAGGCATTGAAGAGGAGATCATGGAACGTCATAAGTTAG
- a CDS encoding HDIG domain-containing protein, translating into MERVNTAMRFLTRYSLRKQGLTGKKLRKEHPRGGMHGVLEGSHFVKGLIAVSSCAGVVAIVLLGRESHREALDLYVGQPAPRDVFADIGFSYGDGEATGRLRMEASQKVPPQYGFSTEKLKECARQFRDTLGAATEEQAVERAKRPTVEKSGKGEYGHASPLKARDLESLKQAPDPARLAAQMGSSLIVLGGHDAQVIRDVARGGEWTEGSQDGERQRSALLRAAREEIEKWAVGVFPRDRRMREAAGNALTLACEWSIDYDEVLTQRVKDMVAARIKPVITLVQPGRKIIEKGYEVTPQQMDIYSAYLARREQVEPVAQRMRERLYYTLGLTLLMVMFLIVSRRYLRYYQDQIYQSNSALFMLELIVLGALLLSRGISLIPFGTIQSSWNNIFYYLVAVSVPAAAILMTFLLNRSLALFFAMLIGILVGIIKGFSLPYTIVGIVAGIVAVYASVGVRRRSQLVNGGATIALANIITISALGAIGNLNIISATVGYRAAGGFLSGMLASFIAASFLPLFEHAFNVVTDIRLLELSDLNHPLLKMMFIEAPGTYHHSIMVGNLAEAAAEAVGANPLQVRVCAYFHDIGKMRKPEYFTENELYGKNMHIELNPRMSSLVILSHVRDGVDMAITYKLNRKIIDAIRQHHGDSLVYFFYRRAEETKAEGEEVAQEDFRYEGPKPQSKETAILLIADAVEAASRSLGRPTPSRIKNLVQEIINQRIIDGQLDECDLTFNELRLIAKRFEHMLNSTFHARIKYPERGDDAEGRELRNERSGEEPAQKNKD; encoded by the coding sequence ATGGAGCGGGTGAATACGGCGATGAGATTCTTGACTCGATACAGTCTTCGAAAACAGGGGCTCACCGGGAAAAAGCTCAGGAAAGAACATCCCCGGGGGGGGATGCATGGCGTCCTGGAGGGGAGTCATTTCGTCAAGGGGCTCATCGCAGTCAGCAGCTGTGCCGGGGTTGTGGCGATTGTTCTCCTGGGGAGGGAATCGCACCGTGAGGCGCTCGATCTGTACGTTGGTCAGCCGGCCCCACGTGACGTGTTCGCTGATATTGGTTTCTCGTATGGGGATGGGGAGGCGACGGGAAGGTTGAGGATGGAAGCCTCCCAGAAGGTGCCCCCTCAGTACGGTTTTTCTACGGAGAAACTCAAGGAGTGCGCGCGCCAGTTCAGAGATACGCTCGGGGCGGCGACTGAGGAGCAAGCGGTTGAACGGGCGAAGAGACCCACGGTTGAAAAGAGCGGCAAGGGTGAATATGGACACGCGTCCCCTCTGAAAGCCCGTGATTTGGAGTCGCTCAAGCAGGCGCCTGATCCCGCGAGGCTCGCGGCCCAGATGGGATCTTCTCTCATAGTGCTGGGCGGCCATGATGCACAGGTCATTCGCGATGTCGCGCGCGGGGGCGAGTGGACGGAAGGCTCTCAGGACGGTGAGCGCCAGCGGAGTGCGCTGCTCAGGGCCGCGCGAGAGGAAATCGAAAAGTGGGCGGTGGGCGTGTTTCCGCGGGACCGACGGATGAGAGAGGCGGCGGGGAATGCGCTCACCCTCGCGTGCGAGTGGAGCATCGATTACGATGAAGTGCTCACCCAGCGCGTGAAAGACATGGTTGCAGCCCGGATAAAGCCCGTCATCACTCTGGTGCAGCCGGGGAGAAAGATCATCGAGAAGGGGTATGAGGTGACGCCGCAGCAGATGGATATATATTCGGCGTATCTCGCGCGGCGCGAGCAGGTTGAGCCCGTCGCGCAGAGAATGAGGGAGCGCCTCTACTATACCCTCGGCCTGACGCTCCTCATGGTGATGTTTCTCATCGTGTCGCGGCGGTACCTCAGATACTACCAGGATCAGATTTACCAGAGCAACTCAGCCCTCTTCATGCTGGAGCTCATTGTGCTGGGCGCGCTCCTGCTCTCCCGCGGCATATCACTGATTCCGTTCGGGACAATTCAATCGAGCTGGAACAATATCTTTTACTACCTCGTGGCGGTTTCTGTCCCCGCCGCGGCGATCCTGATGACCTTCCTGCTCAACCGCTCCCTCGCCCTTTTTTTCGCGATGCTCATCGGCATACTTGTCGGCATCATAAAAGGCTTCAGCCTCCCGTACACGATCGTTGGCATCGTGGCGGGGATTGTGGCGGTGTACGCCAGCGTCGGCGTTCGGCGCCGCAGCCAGCTCGTCAATGGGGGCGCCACGATTGCCCTGGCGAACATCATTACCATCAGCGCCCTCGGCGCCATCGGCAACCTGAACATTATCTCCGCCACGGTGGGATACCGCGCGGCAGGAGGGTTTCTCTCGGGCATGCTCGCATCTTTTATCGCGGCGAGTTTCCTGCCGCTCTTCGAACATGCGTTCAACGTGGTCACGGATATCCGGCTCCTCGAACTCTCCGACCTCAACCACCCGCTGCTCAAGATGATGTTTATCGAGGCGCCTGGCACCTACCACCACAGCATCATGGTGGGGAACCTCGCTGAGGCGGCTGCCGAGGCAGTGGGGGCGAATCCGCTCCAGGTGAGGGTCTGTGCCTACTTCCACGATATTGGGAAAATGAGAAAACCGGAATATTTTACGGAAAACGAGCTGTACGGCAAGAACATGCACATCGAGCTCAACCCTCGCATGAGCAGCCTGGTCATACTCTCACACGTGAGGGATGGGGTCGATATGGCCATCACATATAAACTCAACCGCAAGATCATTGATGCCATACGGCAGCACCATGGGGACAGTCTGGTCTATTTCTTCTACCGACGCGCCGAAGAGACCAAGGCAGAGGGGGAAGAGGTTGCACAGGAGGACTTCCGCTACGAGGGGCCCAAACCACAGAGCAAGGAAACCGCGATCCTCCTCATCGCGGATGCCGTGGAAGCCGCCTCGCGCAGCCTGGGCCGGCCGACGCCGTCGCGCATCAAAAATCTTGTGCAGGAGATCATCAACCAGCGCATCATCGACGGACAACTCGACGAGTGCGATCTCACGTTCAACGAGCTGCGGCTCATCGCGAAGAGATTTGAGCACATGCTCAACAGCACCTTTCACGCACGCATCAAGTATCCCGAGAGAGGCGACGATGCTGAGGGGCGGGAGCTGCGAAATGAGCGTTCTGGTGAGGAGCCAGCTCAAAAAAACAAGGATTGA
- a CDS encoding diacylglycerol kinase, producing MERHKLVESFTCAIEGITYVLRTQRNMRIHLVAGAGVIVAALVFSIPRVDFLLICIAIFFVLFAEMVNTAAELTIDLISETYHPLARIVKDIGAGAVMLSSINSIVIGYLVFMRQLERRAITGADFIKGLPAYVSFLVLLIVIVVTVLMKIVVGRGTPMSGGMPSVHSAVAFAAATIVSLLVPASFPVILLSYFLALMVVQGRIAAGIHTFPEVITGALLGFLITLTLYHLYRYATAGC from the coding sequence ATGGAACGTCATAAGTTAGTCGAGAGCTTCACGTGCGCCATAGAGGGCATTACCTACGTGCTCAGGACGCAGCGCAACATGCGCATTCACCTTGTCGCCGGCGCGGGGGTGATCGTCGCAGCGCTCGTCTTCAGCATCCCCCGCGTGGACTTCCTGCTGATCTGCATCGCCATTTTTTTCGTGCTCTTCGCCGAGATGGTCAATACCGCGGCGGAACTCACCATCGATCTGATCAGTGAAACCTACCATCCGCTCGCAAGGATCGTGAAGGACATCGGAGCGGGGGCGGTGATGCTCTCCTCGATCAATTCGATCGTCATCGGCTACCTCGTGTTCATGAGGCAGCTTGAGCGGCGGGCGATCACAGGGGCCGATTTCATCAAGGGCCTTCCCGCCTATGTGAGTTTCCTCGTCCTCCTTATCGTGATCGTCGTCACGGTGCTCATGAAGATCGTCGTTGGCCGTGGCACCCCGATGAGCGGGGGGATGCCGAGCGTGCACAGCGCGGTCGCGTTTGCGGCGGCTACAATCGTTTCGCTCCTCGTCCCCGCCTCGTTCCCGGTGATCCTGTTGTCATATTTTCTCGCGCTCATGGTGGTGCAGGGCAGGATCGCGGCGGGGATCCACACGTTCCCTGAGGTGATCACGGGTGCGCTGCTCGGTTTCCTGATCACGCTCACACTCTATCACCTGTATCGGTATGCAACTGCGGGGTGCTAG